In Virgibacillus sp. NKC19-16, a single genomic region encodes these proteins:
- a CDS encoding GerAB/ArcD/ProY family transporter produces MDLNVNVKPNLRIQAFYLFFIISFIQLGVGLMGTPRLVYLEAQQDAWISIIIALLFILLVIFSMFLILNQYDNADILGIQVDIFGKWLGKLLGTIYIIYFAVALVSVFIMYIEVVKIYIFPELSNLVLGLLLISLIIYSVLGGIRVIVGVSFIFFFLSIWVIFLLIDPALQADISHFRPMFQASFTELIHGAYATSYTFMGFEILFLIYPFIQNKEKAKKPVYMAIVWTAAIILIITVISIGFFSPEQMKTREWALLNLYKMQSLPFLERFDYIVVTTWMMVVLPNMLLLTWGMTYGLKRLYRIPQKITLYITAALLVISCFFLDNHFLIQEFTNRTSKAGFWLVYIYPLLLLPLVFAKKKWRRKKGGNRHVSP; encoded by the coding sequence GTGGATCTCAATGTCAACGTAAAACCAAACCTCCGTATTCAGGCATTTTACCTGTTTTTCATTATCTCCTTCATCCAATTAGGGGTCGGGTTGATGGGGACACCAAGGCTCGTTTATTTAGAGGCGCAGCAGGATGCATGGATATCCATCATCATCGCCCTTCTCTTTATACTCCTAGTTATCTTTAGTATGTTTCTTATTCTGAATCAATATGATAATGCAGATATACTCGGCATTCAGGTTGATATTTTTGGCAAATGGCTTGGCAAATTACTTGGTACAATCTATATCATCTACTTTGCAGTTGCGTTGGTGTCGGTATTCATTATGTATATCGAAGTTGTGAAAATCTACATTTTTCCCGAGTTAAGCAATCTCGTGCTGGGACTGCTTTTAATAAGCCTCATTATTTATAGCGTATTGGGAGGTATTCGGGTGATAGTAGGGGTTTCTTTTATCTTTTTCTTCCTTTCCATATGGGTGATTTTCTTGTTAATTGATCCAGCGTTACAGGCGGATATTTCCCATTTTCGCCCGATGTTTCAAGCGTCTTTTACAGAACTGATTCATGGCGCCTACGCTACCTCTTATACCTTTATGGGGTTTGAAATACTTTTTTTAATATATCCGTTTATCCAAAACAAAGAAAAGGCAAAAAAGCCAGTATATATGGCTATTGTATGGACAGCCGCAATCATTCTTATTATCACAGTGATATCAATCGGATTCTTCAGTCCGGAACAAATGAAGACACGAGAATGGGCATTATTGAATCTGTATAAAATGCAATCCCTTCCCTTTCTTGAACGCTTTGACTATATTGTTGTAACCACATGGATGATGGTCGTCCTGCCGAATATGCTTCTGCTTACATGGGGAATGACCTATGGATTGAAGCGGCTGTACCGTATTCCCCAAAAAATCACACTATATATAACGGCAGCTCTGTTAGTTATTTCCTGTTTCTTTCTAGATAACCATTTTCTCATTCAAGAATTTACTAACCGTACGAGCAAAGCCGGATTTTGGCTTGTGTATATATATCCGCTTTTGCTTCTGCCGCTCGTATTTGCAAAGAAAAAGTGGCGAAGGAAAAAAGGAGGCAACCGTCATGTATCCCCGTAG
- a CDS encoding anti-sigma-I factor RsgI family protein: MKKGIVMEQHRRYTIIMTREGTFQKTIPIKDAAIGAEVSYKGFKTGAPTVITVQTRLLVIVPVLVLLLVPFYLAMDKNETYAYVNVDVNPSIELVIDENLDVDSIRPINRDATKLVNELTGYQDTQLDKVISMIMKKSEEAERINEGKNMLVGFSYMNKESNNNPISDNLKQLSAKDPDWEIVTFRVPKDVRDTARKEDKSMNEKEKEIIHTFYHTEKDNHSEDDDKQ, translated from the coding sequence GTGAAAAAAGGGATCGTAATGGAGCAGCATCGTCGTTATACCATTATTATGACCAGAGAAGGGACGTTTCAAAAGACGATCCCAATCAAAGATGCTGCTATCGGCGCGGAAGTTTCCTATAAAGGATTTAAAACAGGGGCTCCTACCGTTATTACTGTGCAAACACGATTACTTGTTATCGTACCTGTACTGGTGTTACTTCTTGTGCCTTTTTATTTGGCAATGGATAAAAATGAAACATATGCTTATGTAAATGTTGATGTTAATCCAAGTATTGAACTCGTGATTGATGAGAACCTTGATGTTGATTCCATTCGTCCAATAAATAGGGATGCAACTAAGCTCGTGAATGAATTAACAGGGTATCAGGATACACAATTGGACAAAGTAATTAGCATGATTATGAAAAAAAGTGAAGAGGCAGAACGAATAAATGAAGGAAAAAATATGTTGGTTGGCTTCAGTTATATGAATAAAGAGTCAAACAACAATCCTATTTCTGATAACCTCAAACAACTCTCAGCGAAGGATCCTGATTGGGAAATTGTAACCTTTCGTGTCCCAAAGGATGTAAGAGACACAGCGAGAAAAGAAGATAAATCGATGAATGAGAAAGAAAAAGAAATTATACATACATTTTATCATACCGAAAAAGATAATCATTCTGAAGATGACGATAAACAATAA
- a CDS encoding class I SAM-dependent methyltransferase produces the protein MGREFLGIFDEWAKDYDTSVAGLDPQYEAVFNGYERILDEVVRYSSGTVLEFGVGTGNLSEKLIQAGHQVIGVEPSSAMLEIAAEKLPELTLLEGDFLNFPDAGSIETIVSTYAFHHLTDREKDTAIRQFAEMLPENGKIVFGDTMFKSIAAKESMIENAKDKGFFELAEDLEREYYTTIDVLQNIFVKYNFDVTFKQENDFVWIVKANKFKRSG, from the coding sequence ATGGGACGGGAGTTTCTTGGTATATTTGATGAGTGGGCCAAAGATTATGATACCAGTGTGGCAGGATTAGATCCGCAATATGAAGCAGTGTTTAATGGGTACGAGAGGATTCTGGATGAAGTAGTCAGGTATTCAAGTGGAACTGTACTTGAATTTGGTGTTGGAACCGGCAATTTATCGGAAAAACTGATCCAAGCTGGACATCAGGTTATAGGAGTTGAACCTTCCTCTGCAATGCTGGAAATAGCAGCAGAAAAATTACCTGAGCTTACGTTATTGGAAGGGGATTTTTTAAATTTTCCAGACGCAGGCTCAATAGAGACAATTGTAAGCACGTATGCATTTCATCATTTAACAGATCGTGAAAAAGATACAGCAATTAGACAATTCGCTGAAATGTTGCCTGAAAATGGAAAAATTGTTTTCGGTGATACGATGTTTAAATCCATTGCTGCGAAGGAATCAATGATTGAAAATGCTAAAGATAAGGGATTTTTCGAGTTAGCCGAAGACCTCGAGCGGGAATATTATACAACAATCGATGTACTGCAAAACATTTTCGTAAAGTACAATTTTGATGTAACATTTAAACAGGAGAACGATTTTGTTTGGATCGTAAAAGCAAATAAATTTAAGAGGAGCGGTTAA
- a CDS encoding ABC transporter permease has protein sequence MGNFPDIRTNLGDYADQIVSFLDSSLEGFFDFIFFISSRTIGGIADFLTLMPWWLFIIFIILVGWYFKSIFSGILYGLFVFLIGTFGLWEDMMTTIAIIVTAVLICLLIGIPSGIWMAFSKPVSNILRPILDAMQTMPSFVYLIPAIFFFGLGNVSAIFATLIYAVPPVIRLTELAIRGVDKDVIESAESFGSSKLQTLRKIQLPQALPTIMAGVNQTTMMALAMVVIASMVGASGLGEQVLVSINRIDIALGFEAGISIVFLAVIIDRVTNGIADKFQKHRR, from the coding sequence ATGGGGAATTTTCCTGATATACGCACAAATCTAGGTGATTATGCAGATCAGATTGTAAGTTTTTTAGATTCATCGTTAGAAGGTTTTTTTGATTTTATATTTTTTATATCATCCCGTACCATTGGAGGAATTGCTGACTTTTTAACATTGATGCCATGGTGGTTATTTATTATATTTATTATTTTGGTGGGATGGTATTTTAAATCGATATTTTCGGGTATTCTTTATGGCCTTTTTGTATTTTTAATAGGAACATTTGGCCTTTGGGAAGATATGATGACAACAATTGCTATTATCGTAACGGCTGTTTTGATTTGTTTATTAATAGGTATTCCTTCAGGGATATGGATGGCATTTAGTAAACCTGTCTCGAATATACTGCGCCCCATCCTTGATGCAATGCAAACAATGCCAAGTTTCGTTTATCTGATCCCGGCCATTTTCTTTTTCGGATTAGGTAATGTATCTGCTATTTTTGCAACGTTAATATATGCTGTACCGCCTGTTATCCGCCTGACGGAATTAGCGATACGTGGTGTGGACAAGGATGTAATTGAATCAGCTGAGTCATTTGGTTCATCGAAATTGCAAACACTGAGAAAAATTCAGCTCCCGCAAGCACTGCCTACGATTATGGCAGGGGTTAACCAAACAACAATGATGGCACTGGCAATGGTCGTTATTGCTTCCATGGTAGGAGCTTCAGGTCTAGGGGAGCAAGTACTTGTATCGATTAACCGTATTGATATTGCTTTAGGTTTTGAGGCAGGCATTAGTATTGTATTTTTAGCTGTTATCATTGATCGTGTCACGAATGGTATAGCAGATAAATTTCAAAAGCATAGGAGGTAA
- a CDS encoding S1C family serine protease, giving the protein MDKDEGKKNHDVIDEDLYEEFDDEELYELVQEERRKAFEKDRQEKEERKSKRPFPKWAFWLIAAVMAFNVVALLPQTFSIPAIDFLMTSAKLSTSEDIQADKEAVVVIETEDSKGTGFAVTSDGTILTNHHVIEGEEEVMVAFPEEGLFSAEIKDTYPQIDLAVLETNASQQFPHLTLADETNFEQNEAIHFIGNPLQFNGIANEGNIIGYTQLEGWEEEVLMIEAPVYRGNSGSPVMNEEGEVIGVIFATLNHDTHGRVGLFVPIDYYYAHSQ; this is encoded by the coding sequence ATGGATAAAGATGAAGGAAAAAAGAATCATGACGTGATCGATGAGGATTTATATGAAGAATTTGATGATGAAGAGCTATATGAACTCGTACAGGAAGAACGCCGGAAAGCATTCGAAAAGGATAGACAGGAAAAAGAAGAAAGAAAATCGAAACGTCCATTTCCGAAATGGGCGTTTTGGCTTATTGCTGCTGTTATGGCCTTCAATGTGGTTGCACTACTCCCACAAACGTTTTCCATACCAGCAATTGATTTCTTAATGACATCAGCAAAACTCTCCACGAGTGAGGATATTCAAGCAGATAAAGAAGCGGTAGTCGTAATAGAAACAGAAGACAGTAAGGGGACAGGCTTTGCTGTTACTAGTGATGGTACGATATTGACGAACCACCATGTGATCGAAGGGGAAGAGGAGGTTATGGTAGCATTTCCGGAAGAAGGTCTTTTTTCTGCGGAGATAAAAGATACATATCCTCAGATTGACTTAGCAGTACTCGAGACAAATGCATCCCAGCAATTTCCACATCTCACGCTTGCTGATGAAACGAATTTTGAGCAGAATGAAGCCATTCATTTTATTGGAAATCCATTGCAATTTAATGGTATTGCAAATGAAGGAAATATCATTGGTTACACACAATTAGAGGGTTGGGAGGAAGAAGTACTGATGATCGAAGCACCTGTTTACCGTGGAAATAGCGGTAGCCCGGTTATGAATGAAGAGGGAGAAGTGATTGGTGTGATTTTTGCTACACTGAATCACGATACCCATGGCCGGGTAGGACTTTTTGTGCCAATTGATTATTATTATGCGCATAGCCAGTAA
- the sigI gene encoding RNA polymerase sigma factor SigI: MMSKSLQVNPLDAMIASAQQGDHTVQNHLLKTYQPFIAKCVSEVCKRYIDPKRDDEFSIGLSAFNEAILAYSTERGCSFLSFASLVVKRKVIDYIRYMQKKPQAVSLDESYDTEKMENPIETIAAGKKYKQEQEAWYRRDEIMDFKEKLDTYKLTLEELTHLSPRHRDARDSAVYTARVIYENAALREYVQRKKKLPIKHLMKHVDVSKKTLERNRKFILAMFIVLSEDYVYLKDYLKGVGQ; encoded by the coding sequence ATGATGAGTAAGTCATTACAAGTCAATCCACTTGATGCTATGATTGCCTCAGCACAGCAAGGGGATCACACCGTCCAAAATCACCTTTTAAAGACATACCAGCCATTTATAGCTAAATGTGTTTCTGAAGTCTGTAAACGATATATAGATCCAAAGCGGGATGATGAGTTCAGTATCGGGCTATCAGCCTTTAATGAGGCAATTCTGGCTTATTCTACGGAGAGAGGATGTTCCTTTTTATCGTTTGCGAGTCTTGTCGTCAAGCGTAAAGTGATTGATTATATTCGTTATATGCAAAAAAAGCCCCAAGCTGTGTCATTGGATGAAAGTTATGATACAGAAAAAATGGAAAACCCAATAGAAACAATTGCTGCGGGAAAAAAGTACAAGCAGGAACAAGAGGCCTGGTATCGTAGAGATGAAATTATGGACTTTAAAGAAAAGCTTGATACCTATAAGCTGACACTTGAAGAGTTGACGCATTTGTCACCAAGGCACAGAGATGCTCGTGATTCTGCTGTTTATACAGCCAGGGTCATCTATGAAAATGCAGCTTTGCGAGAATATGTGCAACGAAAGAAAAAATTGCCAATTAAGCATTTGATGAAACATGTGGATGTCAGCAAAAAAACATTGGAGCGAAACCGGAAATTCATATTAGCGATGTTTATCGTTCTCAGTGAAGATTATGTGTATCTTAAAGATTACTTAAAGGGGGTGGGTCAGTGA
- a CDS encoding spore germination protein yields MRNRRKRQSNRIFPLKVDELKRIMESKFENNPDLIFSIYEQENKRVAVFFIGYMVEVEMAENYLLKPLLSMQKEWSKKSVLNEIPLGGSDTKDKLEDILHKIMIGEVFVYVEGEDAVVSYLLSKKEKRNLQQAESESLVLGPKVAFTESIVTNLNIVRYGIRSTDLVLEKLEVGKRAPREVRIIYLKSIANDTDINTMRQRLQDLEVDEIDDASVLMQYIEDSSSTIFPQFYLTELPDRFTYSVIKGKIGVLVENSPDAFIAPTSFFSFFESTEDLYMRWNAGTFLRILRFIAIFVAVLLTPAYVAATTFHYEVIPTQELITIGESRAAVPFPPIYEVLVLEFFIELLREAGARLPTKIGQTIGIVGGVVIGTAAVQAGITSNFLVVLVALSALASFTIPNYLMSTSVRIIRFPMIILAGTLGMVGMMFGICFLIIHLLKLKSLGRPYLAPIYPFRWEDFNKVLYRLPMQRQYKRFASYHPKDLIRFRKRKAVKKKDIDE; encoded by the coding sequence ATGAGAAATAGAAGAAAAAGACAATCGAATCGTATCTTCCCATTAAAAGTCGACGAATTGAAAAGAATCATGGAGAGTAAGTTTGAAAATAATCCAGACTTAATCTTTTCCATTTATGAACAAGAAAACAAAAGAGTAGCTGTGTTTTTTATAGGTTACATGGTTGAAGTGGAAATGGCGGAAAATTACTTGTTAAAGCCATTATTAAGTATGCAAAAGGAATGGTCCAAGAAATCTGTTTTGAATGAAATTCCGTTAGGTGGAAGTGATACAAAAGATAAATTGGAAGACATCCTTCATAAAATTATGATTGGGGAGGTCTTTGTCTACGTGGAAGGGGAAGACGCTGTTGTCAGCTATCTTCTATCAAAAAAAGAAAAAAGGAATTTGCAACAGGCGGAATCGGAATCCTTAGTGTTAGGCCCAAAAGTAGCGTTTACGGAATCCATTGTCACCAATTTGAATATTGTCCGCTATGGTATTAGATCGACGGATTTGGTGCTGGAAAAACTGGAGGTTGGAAAAAGGGCTCCGCGTGAAGTGCGTATAATTTATTTAAAGTCCATTGCCAATGATACAGATATCAATACAATGCGACAGCGCCTGCAGGATTTAGAAGTTGATGAGATTGATGATGCTTCTGTGTTAATGCAATATATTGAGGATTCTTCATCAACCATCTTCCCGCAGTTTTACTTAACAGAACTGCCCGATCGTTTTACTTATTCTGTGATCAAAGGAAAGATTGGCGTATTGGTTGAAAACAGTCCAGATGCATTTATCGCGCCCACTTCCTTTTTTAGTTTTTTTGAATCGACAGAAGATTTATATATGCGTTGGAATGCCGGCACATTTCTACGAATCCTGAGATTTATTGCCATTTTCGTCGCGGTATTGCTCACCCCTGCATATGTTGCCGCAACAACATTTCATTACGAGGTTATCCCGACTCAGGAATTGATTACCATCGGTGAATCCAGGGCTGCGGTACCATTTCCTCCCATTTATGAAGTATTAGTGCTTGAATTCTTCATTGAACTTCTACGGGAAGCTGGGGCCAGATTACCAACGAAAATTGGACAAACAATCGGTATTGTTGGCGGTGTCGTGATTGGAACGGCGGCCGTTCAGGCGGGAATAACGAGTAACTTTCTCGTTGTTCTTGTTGCCTTAAGTGCACTGGCTTCCTTTACGATACCCAATTATCTGATGAGCACGTCTGTACGTATTATTCGCTTTCCAATGATTATTTTAGCTGGAACACTAGGTATGGTCGGAATGATGTTTGGTATTTGTTTCCTTATTATCCATTTATTAAAGCTAAAATCACTCGGGCGCCCTTATCTTGCGCCTATATATCCATTCCGGTGGGAGGATTTTAATAAAGTACTGTACAGGCTGCCAATGCAAAGGCAATACAAGCGCTTTGCCTCCTATCACCCAAAAGATTTAATACGTTTTAGAAAACGAAAAGCAGTTAAGAAAAAGGATATCGATGAGTAG
- a CDS encoding YhdB family protein — translation MDIPDYDKALYYTLWGQWDDLLVVMVRTEDDMLSKKIQLFLNAYHYSLDQEKIMNSHDNLLYYIDHAMKYEPAIVMEV, via the coding sequence ATGGATATTCCGGATTATGATAAGGCACTGTACTACACGCTCTGGGGACAGTGGGATGACTTGCTTGTGGTTATGGTAAGGACGGAAGATGACATGTTGTCAAAGAAAATCCAGCTTTTCTTAAATGCATACCATTACTCACTTGACCAGGAAAAAATTATGAATTCCCACGATAACCTACTTTATTATATAGACCACGCAATGAAATACGAACCAGCGATTGTAATGGAAGTATAA
- a CDS encoding YhcN/YlaJ family sporulation lipoprotein, which translates to MKWKIFSVLAVLVLVLAACQGGGNGDGNGNNQEGATDGNNVEQTRFNNAGDGMNDDRDNTMRRDSERNQDTNRNNNNQGNNNPGNNNQGNNQYDVAEEAAEQITNQVDEIDNAYVLTTENNAYVAAGLDNDNNNNNNNNNNNNNMNNNNNTNNNNGTINNNNQDNGDELTDDVKEEISGIVKSVNNDIDNVYISTNPDFVDLTNNYVDDVNNGEPIEGFFDQFGNMVERLFPENQ; encoded by the coding sequence ATGAAGTGGAAAATCTTTAGTGTTTTAGCTGTGCTTGTCTTAGTACTTGCAGCATGTCAAGGAGGAGGCAATGGTGATGGCAATGGAAATAATCAAGAGGGTGCAACTGACGGAAACAACGTTGAACAAACTCGGTTTAATAACGCCGGGGACGGAATGAATGATGATCGAGATAACACAATGCGAAGAGATTCGGAGAGAAATCAGGATACAAACCGAAATAACAATAACCAAGGAAATAACAATCCAGGAAATAACAACCAGGGAAATAATCAGTATGATGTTGCCGAGGAAGCTGCAGAGCAAATAACGAACCAAGTAGATGAAATTGACAATGCATATGTACTTACAACGGAAAATAATGCATATGTTGCAGCTGGATTAGATAACGATAACAACAATAACAACAACAATAACAATAATAATAACAACATGAATAACAATAATAACACGAATAACAATAACGGCACTATAAATAACAACAACCAGGATAATGGCGATGAGTTAACCGATGACGTTAAAGAAGAAATATCTGGTATCGTAAAATCAGTCAATAATGATATCGATAATGTTTATATTTCAACAAATCCGGATTTCGTTGATTTAACGAATAATTATGTTGATGATGTAAATAATGGCGAACCGATTGAAGGATTCTTTGATCAATTCGGTAATATGGTTGAAAGATTATTCCCAGAAAATCAATAA
- a CDS encoding quaternary amine ABC transporter ATP-binding protein — protein MSKIKIEHVSKIFGPKPKSVIPMIKSGKTKEEILTETNHTVGVYDASLEIKQGEVFVIMGLSGSGKSTFIRCFNLLNKPTDGSIYIDDEDITKYSTDQLKKVRQEKIAMVFQHFGLFNHKTILANVEYGLEIRNVSKEERHKIALENIENVGLKGYENKYPDELSGGMQQRVGLARALANDPEILLMDEPFSALDPLIRREMQLELLDIQERLQKTIVFITHDVNEAFKLGDRVAVMKDGRIVQVGTPEEIIEAPANDYISDFIKDIDRSKVFQAEHVMIKPNALVSIKDGLKVAVKEMEENGISSVFVVDRGRRLQGIITIDDAIKGVKEKQTLEDVLLHDVTVVKRDEYVNELIPKVLESKFPLAVVNDEEKVVGFVLRIHVLAGLVSSDIEESEEYHDA, from the coding sequence ATGTCAAAAATTAAGATAGAACATGTATCAAAAATCTTTGGACCAAAACCAAAATCCGTTATCCCGATGATAAAGAGCGGCAAGACAAAGGAAGAGATTTTAACAGAAACGAATCATACGGTTGGCGTATATGACGCTTCTCTAGAGATCAAGCAAGGAGAAGTGTTTGTAATTATGGGGTTGTCAGGTAGTGGAAAGTCAACCTTTATCAGATGTTTTAATCTATTAAACAAACCAACAGATGGGTCCATTTATATCGATGATGAAGATATTACGAAATACAGTACGGATCAGCTGAAGAAAGTAAGGCAGGAAAAAATAGCAATGGTTTTTCAGCATTTTGGATTATTCAATCATAAAACTATTCTGGCAAATGTGGAGTATGGTTTAGAAATTCGCAACGTATCGAAAGAGGAGAGGCATAAAATAGCGCTTGAAAATATTGAAAACGTCGGATTAAAAGGCTATGAAAATAAATATCCTGATGAATTATCCGGTGGGATGCAACAACGTGTTGGGCTAGCGCGGGCTCTGGCAAATGATCCGGAAATACTACTGATGGATGAACCATTTAGTGCACTCGACCCACTGATTCGCAGGGAAATGCAATTGGAGCTATTGGACATACAAGAGCGATTGCAAAAAACGATTGTTTTCATCACACATGATGTGAATGAAGCATTTAAACTAGGTGATCGTGTTGCGGTGATGAAAGATGGTCGTATCGTTCAGGTTGGTACACCGGAAGAGATTATAGAAGCACCGGCAAATGATTATATTTCCGATTTCATTAAAGATATTGATCGTTCGAAGGTATTTCAAGCAGAGCATGTTATGATTAAGCCGAATGCTCTTGTGTCTATCAAGGATGGCTTAAAGGTAGCGGTTAAGGAAATGGAAGAAAACGGAATATCAAGTGTGTTCGTTGTCGATCGGGGCCGTCGCTTGCAGGGCATTATAACAATTGATGATGCCATAAAAGGGGTAAAGGAAAAACAAACATTAGAGGATGTTCTTCTCCATGATGTTACCGTCGTAAAAAGGGACGAGTATGTCAATGAATTAATCCCGAAAGTGCTTGAATCTAAGTTTCCGCTTGCAGTAGTGAATGACGAGGAGAAAGTAGTCGGATTTGTTTTACGGATTCATGTATTGGCTGGGTTGGTTTCGAGTGACATTGAAGAGAGTGAAGAATATCATGATGCGTAA
- a CDS encoding Ger(x)C family spore germination protein translates to MYPRSKFLPLFLTLMLLTGCVPMKEIETLAIINAYGVDFAEDKPEQLDVTSIAFQFNAQADSIAQTLSGTGSTIREAFHSTGSKTSYDLNSGQIRLVLYGKETAQNGILPYLNTLVRDSRASEMLYPAVSNTTAKELLTTGQESTGINIAQHLQGIIEKEIKENSIPDVSFYNFNRVNHSPGEDPMLPLIGIKGSKPELIGMALLRESKYVGDISMDDAFLVNLFQRNISDKPFNISLPKEPFAQYIEDTGDEERLNIDLLITDARSNTKLTDIDQPRFQTNIIIEANLFETSEEMEIKNEHVFNLLEREIEKEIQNQYNELLSNLQEANTDPFGLGKLYRIHKENGKLTSEEWHEKFPDAAMDFNVDVKLINYGTVQ, encoded by the coding sequence ATGTATCCCCGTAGCAAATTTCTCCCATTGTTTCTAACATTGATGTTGCTGACAGGCTGTGTACCGATGAAAGAAATCGAAACACTTGCGATTATAAATGCATATGGTGTCGATTTTGCAGAAGACAAACCGGAGCAACTCGATGTAACTAGTATTGCTTTTCAATTCAATGCTCAGGCAGACAGCATCGCACAGACACTTTCTGGAACAGGGAGTACCATCAGGGAAGCCTTCCACAGCACTGGCTCAAAAACAAGTTATGACCTAAACTCCGGCCAAATCCGTTTAGTTCTTTACGGAAAGGAAACTGCACAAAATGGTATTTTGCCTTATTTAAATACGTTAGTTCGTGATTCCCGCGCATCTGAAATGTTGTATCCAGCTGTAAGCAATACAACTGCCAAAGAATTACTTACAACAGGGCAAGAAAGCACCGGAATTAATATCGCACAGCATCTACAGGGAATAATTGAAAAGGAAATTAAGGAAAATTCGATTCCGGATGTTTCATTTTATAATTTTAACCGTGTAAATCATAGTCCTGGAGAGGATCCGATGCTGCCACTGATTGGTATCAAAGGAAGTAAACCAGAATTAATTGGTATGGCACTATTAAGAGAGAGCAAATATGTTGGTGACATATCGATGGATGATGCTTTTCTTGTTAATCTGTTTCAAAGAAATATAAGCGACAAGCCTTTTAATATTTCTCTTCCAAAAGAGCCTTTTGCACAATATATTGAAGACACCGGGGATGAGGAGAGGCTAAATATTGATCTTTTGATTACGGATGCGAGAAGTAACACAAAATTAACGGATATAGATCAGCCTCGCTTTCAAACAAATATCATAATTGAGGCAAACTTGTTTGAAACCTCAGAAGAAATGGAAATAAAAAATGAACATGTGTTCAATTTGCTGGAAAGAGAAATAGAAAAAGAAATCCAAAACCAATATAACGAACTTTTGAGTAATTTGCAGGAGGCCAATACCGATCCGTTTGGCCTCGGTAAGCTTTATCGGATTCATAAGGAGAATGGCAAATTAACCTCCGAAGAATGGCATGAGAAGTTCCCGGATGCAGCCATGGATTTTAATGTGGATGTAAAGCTCATAAATTACGGAACCGTTCAGTAA
- a CDS encoding PRC-barrel domain-containing protein translates to MFFTSDLKTYNIDASDGEMGKIKDVYFDDKKWAIRYAVVDTRKWLPGRKVLLSPRSFINLNEANENLEVEFDKETIRNSPSIADEQAVSKEAEKSIIGYYGWSRYWIGNPLWGIEYGSLEEPTEAKIQRDQQMDESQEYDLRSEDETIGFKVHANDGKIGRVADMIYDNESWKIQYVVVRSSKSMVEEEYFVYTPEDIESVDWFGEDIYVKDSLENVNQSTIYKNKADILLER, encoded by the coding sequence TTGTTTTTCACATCAGACTTAAAAACATACAATATCGATGCATCAGATGGAGAAATGGGTAAAATAAAAGACGTATATTTTGATGATAAGAAATGGGCAATCCGATACGCGGTTGTCGATACAAGAAAATGGCTACCGGGAAGAAAGGTACTGTTGTCACCTAGATCATTCATTAATTTGAATGAAGCAAACGAGAATTTGGAAGTGGAATTCGATAAAGAAACGATTCGAAATAGCCCTTCGATCGCAGACGAACAAGCTGTTTCAAAAGAAGCTGAAAAATCCATAATTGGATATTACGGCTGGAGCAGATATTGGATAGGTAACCCACTTTGGGGAATTGAGTATGGATCGCTTGAAGAACCTACCGAAGCAAAAATACAGCGTGATCAACAAATGGATGAGTCTCAGGAATATGACTTGCGAAGTGAAGATGAAACAATTGGTTTTAAGGTTCACGCCAATGATGGAAAAATCGGTAGAGTTGCAGATATGATCTATGATAATGAATCCTGGAAAATTCAATATGTTGTTGTTAGAAGCAGTAAGAGCATGGTTGAGGAGGAGTATTTTGTTTACACTCCTGAAGATATTGAATCCGTGGACTGGTTCGGAGAAGATATCTATGTAAAAGATTCTTTGGAAAATGTCAATCAAAGTACAATATATAAAAATAAAGCAGACATTTTACTCGAACGATGA